gcctaaattttggcacccccaagtataacaggattttccttctttttttaatgGTGGACCACCCTTTTAATatgtaaccctaatttgcttactgtctctttaaatctcaatcaacccttggcaatccaggggacatgagtcccttttgcatatgaaaagtactgggaactgggatttacagcacagtgcctccacctagggaacactgaggagcacacctcagggaaacttccactaggacaaataaaacacacagtttgcaaatgaaacagatataaactttatataaacagtagtgaaagaacttgggcaatctaatacacaatgcactcctgcactggggacatgtgggacctacctaactcattaataggtacctgactgtttatccaacacagtcctttttattattaaagtcccaatcctctggaagggggtaataaccacacagttcaattgaaatgtcccttccaccagagctcttataccccaggtagggCTACCTtttccaaaagtacctctccctttggaacttagcagccactcccacatagcaggtaaatgcacaagacctgtcctcaaattagggccccacacttgtatccttgagagtatcctcccttgggtggctcactcactggggtgctctcagaggcagtcacactggagattacaggcagctcggcagcaggatcaatctgaccagtggcacctttcacctcctgagtctcCAGCagtttggcagggaacaggatgggctctctctgtacttccacagattcaacagcttggacagtttcaaaagacttggttctggctggatctttcaccacacaacccctgttaaactctgttgtacaccctgtacaaaaggctccaaagtcaggcacttcctctctcccaaggatgcactggggtgcccagccaattggATCACTCTCCAACCTGTAACTGGGcaggatgatgtcacagacagaaaaacaggggaaggatttctctggtCCCCTACAAATATATGATTGTTACAAGTTCTCTGTCCAGTTTTCAGACTTGCAGAAAACCAAAGTTATTGCTTCAGAAGTGGAAAGGAGCCCACCCTCTAATTTACCCCTCTACTAAAATTCACCAGTCATGGGCATTGTCAAATGCGGAGGCATGATTTTCTATGcagaaaatacataatttttttaacagaaatgcATCATGCCTTCCATAAAGCTTTATATTACAGTGAGCTGTGCAATAACAATTAAGTTCATGTACTGTCCTAAATGAGTTGCTTATTTATTAGGAAAGAAAGGAAAGCTTTGGCTGAAAATACATGTTGCACTGAATCAGTGTAAACAGCAGCAAGATAAAATGCAGAGCTGCATGCCTATATAACCACCAtaaagaatttatatttatagaaagaTAAATGCCAACTTCCTTCCCTATGCTGCTCATGCAAATGCTCCCAGGCATCATTACACTTTCTATTTGCCTTTATTGTTTGTGCAAGTCacttctcttttctctttattttttaaatatgttaatagtaaaaaaatgaagcagtaaggggtgggacccttactatcagaggggggtcagctggttgatgaaaacaaaataaaagcacagattctgaactctacacaaatgaggaaccagttagtgaaggtttccttcttaatagtcccaattctaataatacaactaatgatgcaaggttaacacatgaggaaattcaaaagagactagaacatgttaagattaacaaaggtccggggccagatggtgttcatcccagggtaattagcgagtttagctctgtgattgccaaacctctttactttttttcaggattcattgagatctggcatagtgccgagagactggcgaattgctaatgtggtgcctctattcaaaaaaggatcacgttctcagcctcaaaactataggccagttagtctaacatcagtggtaggaaagcttttcgaaagggttaataaaggataagatactggactttatagcaaatcataatactatgagtttgtgccagcatggttttatgtgtaatagatcttgccagactaacttaatttctttttataagaaggtaaatagagacctcgattctaggatggcagtggatgtgatttacagtgccacacaaaaggttactggttaaatgaaggaatgttggcctggaacatagtatttgtacctggatagagaactggctaaaagatagactacaaagagtggtggtaaatggaacattttctaattggaccagtgttgttagtggagtaccgcagggctctatactaggtaccttgcttttcaacttgtttattaatgacctggaggtggccattgaaagtactgtttctatttttggagatgatactaaattgtgcagaactataggttccatgcaggatgctgacactttgcagagtgatttgtttaagttgggaaactgggcagcaaactggaaaatgaggttcaatgttgataaatgcaggttatgcactttggcaaaaataatataaatgcaagttatacactaaatggcagtgtgttgggagtttccttaaatgagaaggatcttggggtttttgtagataacaagttgtctaattctgggcagtgtcattctgtggctactaaagcaaataaagttcttgtataaaaaagggcataaactcaagggatgaaaacataattatgcctctttataggtccctggtgaggcctcatctggagtatgggggcagttttggactccggtccttaagagggatataaatgagctggagagagtgcagagactaagtgcaactaaactggttagaggaagggaagagttaaattatgaggggagactgttggggttgttttctctggaaaaaaggcgcttgtgaggggacatgattagactttacaagtacattagaggacattatagacaaatagcaggagacctttttacccataaagagaatcacataCCAGAGGCCCCCCCCCCTTTAGACTAGTGGAAAAGAAGTtgttgtgatgttgtgatgctgattcagttaatgactgtaagagggacttggatgatttcttggacagacataatatcaaaggctattgtgatactaaactctatagttagtataggtatgggtatatagaatagaaatccatttctcaaaagaacaaacagatttttttatattcaattttgaaatctgacatggggctagacatattgtcaatttcccagctgccccaaggaaacaccacatttctttccttctattgtgtactcatgggcttctgaatcgtcagatatgcaggtagaaacaattATACTCCGTCTTTATCCTACGATTCAGCCGCAAACTCTGACTCTCcgatcaaaattttaaatttttccagtttccggttggctcatctcccaccatactcGCACTGGATATATAGgaaactttgttttgtacaatatacCTTAAGGCACTGCCACCAACAAGGGGTGCCCAAAGCAGTGAGCACTCAATTAGCTTacgatttgggggtgagtgcttatttgtttttcaatatgTTTCTGTTATCCAACCTGAAAGACAATGAGGGTGAAATAAAGGGTGGAAATAATAATGGACATTTGGACATGGTGGACATTTATGGCAGTGTAGTGCAGTGTACCCTTTTTAGGGGTACATAGGCCCCTGTCCCAATGTTAGACCCTGACATGTTCTGTACTGTTCGACGGAGAGCTTACAGGTGCATCAGTTTAGAACCACCAATCACAATGCTTAAAGCAAAGGCAAGGTTGTTTAgcatttgtgccaaaaaaaagcaaaatgatcAATCCGAACACATACATAAGAAAATTTTTTATTCAGTCTATGTTTGACTTCAGTGTTTGCAGCCGATAAGGGCAGCTAGTACATTGGTCTACATAGTGACACTTGTTATATTCACCCTTCATTCCTTTTGTGAGTACAATAAGGTTACATGTACATTTATTGCTTCAGGTTGCTTCTCATTTCTATCATTGGACGGGTTAAACGGGTTTTGAAGGGGCATCTGCTTTCTCTCCATATTTAGTTAAATACCGACTCGATGAGCGAGAGGACGGACTTCTGTAACGCTTCCTTGAAGTTCTCAGCAGTGAAGAGATAAAGTAACGGGGTAAAGCAATAATTGAAAGAGTTAAACACTGCGGTAAGGACCATCATTATATCCACAGCAGTTTTATGGACACTGTCTTCTGCAGTGGTTATTCCATACCATAAATGATAAGGGAACCAGGAAACAAAGAAAGATATTACAGCTATAAACAAGATCTTGTAAGGTTTACTTGATCTGGCcagatttgccttcttcatccTGAGAGCAATTCTGACATAGCAAACAGTGATTACAGCGAATGGCAATAGGAATCCAAAAATTAGGCGAAAAATGTACATGACCCATCTCACTGACTTTTCCTGGATTGATCCAGAAAGTGTATAATCATTGTAGCAAATGGTAGTTTTATTGTCCTCCAGCAGGCGTGTCTGGCGAAATGCAAAATATGGCG
This sequence is a window from Xenopus laevis strain J_2021 chromosome 7S, Xenopus_laevis_v10.1, whole genome shotgun sequence. Protein-coding genes within it:
- the LOC108705485 gene encoding probable G-protein coupled receptor 33, whose product is MSGATGVTFPMNTTTEKTYIGIPTVNIISTGIVLVSNAFGLVVNTLYLWVLGFRMRRSISTTWFFHLMLSNFLQTLIMPFIAVYLITDPRWVMGTFLCKSMHSLFSAVMYSSVFTLTVISLDRYCLVLHPVWYRAHMNNRYASAICISIWGLAILFCSPYFAFRQTRLLEDNKTTICYNDYTLSGSIQEKSVRWVMYIFRLIFGFLLPFAVITVCYVRIALRMKKANLARSSKPYKILFIAVISFFVSWFPYHLWYGITTAEDSVHKTAVDIMMVLTAVFNSFNYCFTPLLYLFTAENFKEALQKSVLSLIESVFN